From one Mycobacterium colombiense CECT 3035 genomic stretch:
- a CDS encoding polyamine aminopropyltransferase: MSVVGSEGEVRAPEAAAPAPVSGRWRALLLAAVAACAACGIIYELALLTLSASLDGGGIVATSLIVAGYIAALGVGALLVKPLLAHAAITFVAVEALLGIVGGLSAAGLYVVFAFLDGSVGSTWVLAVSTALIGALVGAEVPLLMTLLQRGRTAGPADAGRTLANLNAADYLGALLGGLVWPFLLLPQLGMIRGAAATGMINLAAAAVVAIFLLRQVVSMRQLALALGALAAAAGLLATLLLRSADVETTSRQRLYADPIVAYRHTAYQEIVVTRRGNDTRLYLDGGLQFSTRDEYRYTESLVYPALGNGAHSVLVLGGGDGLAARELLRQPGISRIVQVELDPAVIDIARTTLRGANGGSLDNPRVAVLTEDAMNWLRGPNVDRFDAVIVDLPDPDTPVLGRLYSTEFYALVAHALAPGGLMAVQAGSPFSTPTAYWRTVSTIRAAGYAVTPYHAHVPTFGDWGFALAQRAGAAPTPKVPADAPPLRYLNQQVLDAACVFGGDIGPRPVEPSTLDNPRIVEDMRHGYD, translated from the coding sequence ATGAGCGTCGTCGGGTCGGAGGGCGAGGTGCGGGCGCCCGAGGCGGCGGCACCCGCGCCGGTGTCGGGCCGGTGGCGGGCGCTGTTGCTGGCCGCCGTGGCGGCGTGCGCGGCGTGCGGCATCATCTACGAACTCGCGCTGCTGACGCTGTCGGCCAGCCTGGACGGCGGCGGGATCGTGGCCACCTCGCTGATCGTCGCCGGCTACATCGCCGCGCTGGGCGTGGGGGCGCTGCTGGTCAAGCCGCTGCTCGCGCACGCGGCGATCACCTTCGTCGCCGTCGAGGCGCTGCTGGGCATCGTCGGCGGGCTGTCGGCGGCGGGGCTGTATGTGGTGTTCGCGTTCCTGGACGGGTCGGTCGGCTCCACCTGGGTGCTGGCGGTGAGCACGGCGCTGATCGGTGCCCTGGTCGGTGCCGAGGTGCCGCTCTTGATGACGCTGCTGCAACGCGGCCGGACGGCGGGTCCCGCCGACGCCGGGCGGACGCTGGCCAACCTGAACGCCGCCGACTACCTGGGCGCGCTGCTGGGCGGGCTGGTCTGGCCGTTCCTGCTGCTGCCGCAACTGGGGATGATTCGCGGTGCGGCGGCCACCGGCATGATCAACCTGGCGGCCGCGGCCGTGGTGGCGATTTTCCTGTTGCGCCAAGTGGTTTCGATGCGGCAGCTGGCACTTGCGCTGGGCGCGCTGGCCGCCGCCGCGGGGCTGCTCGCCACCCTGCTGCTGCGTTCAGCCGACGTCGAAACAACAAGCAGGCAAAGGCTTTACGCAGACCCGATCGTCGCCTACCGGCACACGGCCTATCAGGAGATCGTGGTGACCCGTCGCGGCAACGACACCCGGCTGTATCTCGATGGCGGCCTGCAGTTCTCCACCCGCGACGAGTACCGCTACACCGAGAGCCTCGTCTACCCCGCCCTGGGCAACGGCGCCCATTCGGTGCTGGTGCTCGGTGGCGGCGACGGCCTGGCGGCCCGCGAATTGCTGCGCCAGCCCGGCATTTCCAGGATCGTGCAGGTCGAGCTCGACCCCGCGGTGATCGACATCGCGCGCACCACGCTGCGCGGCGCCAATGGCGGTTCGCTGGACAACCCGCGGGTGGCGGTGCTGACCGAGGACGCGATGAACTGGTTGCGCGGGCCGAACGTGGACCGCTTCGACGCGGTCATCGTGGACCTGCCCGATCCGGACACCCCGGTGCTGGGGCGGCTGTACTCGACGGAGTTCTACGCGCTGGTCGCCCACGCGCTGGCTCCCGGCGGCCTGATGGCGGTGCAGGCGGGCAGCCCGTTCTCCACCCCGACGGCGTATTGGCGCACGGTGTCGACGATCCGGGCCGCCGGCTACGCCGTCACGCCGTATCACGCGCACGTGCCCACCTTCGGCGACTGGGGATTCGCCCTCGCGCAGCGCGCGGGCGCCGCGCCCACGCCGAAAGTGCCCGCCGACGCGCCCCCGCTGCGCTACCTCAACCAGCAGGTGCTCGACGCGGCGTGCGTCTT
- a CDS encoding DUF4178 domain-containing protein — translation MGSLLVMIAVVLFIASIVVLVVALRRPKQPAQRAGRPDPMADDAMPQFGPRQLGPGAIVSYGGIDYIVRGSVTFREGPFVWWEHLLEGGDQPIWFSVEEDDGRLELAMWVTRKDVPLRPGDPYVVDGVMFHESERGRASYTTEGTTGLPAGGEMEFVDCTNDDESALLSFERWAPDMPWEVSTGKSVSPGEITVYPAPPPTPA, via the coding sequence GTGGGATCTCTGCTGGTCATGATCGCCGTGGTGCTCTTCATCGCGTCCATCGTGGTGCTGGTGGTGGCTTTGCGGCGGCCCAAGCAGCCCGCCCAGCGGGCCGGGCGCCCGGATCCGATGGCCGACGACGCGATGCCGCAGTTCGGGCCGCGCCAACTCGGGCCCGGCGCCATCGTCAGCTACGGCGGCATCGACTACATCGTGCGCGGTTCGGTCACCTTCCGCGAGGGCCCCTTCGTCTGGTGGGAGCACCTGCTGGAGGGCGGCGACCAGCCGATCTGGTTCAGCGTCGAGGAAGACGACGGGCGCCTGGAGCTGGCGATGTGGGTCACCCGCAAGGACGTGCCGCTGCGGCCCGGCGACCCCTACGTCGTCGACGGCGTGATGTTCCACGAGTCCGAACGCGGCCGCGCCTCCTACACGACCGAGGGCACCACCGGCCTGCCGGCCGGCGGCGAGATGGAGTTCGTCGACTGCACCAACGACGACGAGTCGGCGCTGCTGTCGTTCGAGCGCTGGGCCCCGGACATGCCCTGGGAGGTGTCGACGGGCAAGTCCGTCTCGCCCGGGGAGATCACCGTGTACCCGGCTCCCCCACCCACCCCGGCGTAG
- the car gene encoding carboxylic acid reductase, with product MSTAIHDEELDRRIEHLVATDPQFAATRPDPAITAATEQPGLRLPQIIRTVLDGYADRPALGQRVVEFVKDAKTGRTSAELLPRFETVTYGELGQRVSALGRAWASDSVSPGDRVCVLGFNSVDYATIDIALGTIGAVSVPLQTSAALSSLQPIVAETEPSLIASSVNQLPDAVELILAGDHVPGRLVVFDYQPEVDDQREAVESAVARLAGIGVVVEQLADVLRRGKDLPPVPEQQTDEDSLALLIYTSGSTGAPKGAMYPQSNVGKMWRRGSKNWFGESAASITLNFMPMSHVMGRGILYGTLGNGGTAYFAARSDLSTLLEDLELVRPTEMNFVPRIWETLYGEFQRQVERRLTDGADREAVEAEVLEEQRQYLLGGRFIFAMTGSAPTSPELKKWAESLLQMHLMDGYGSTEAGMVLFDGEIQRPPVIDYKLVDVPDLGYFSTDRPYPRGELLLRTENMFPGYYKRAETTAGVFDDDGYYRTGDVFAEIAPDRLVYVDRRNNVLKLAQGEFVTLAKLEAVFGNSPLIRQIYVYGNSAQPYLLAVVVPTEEALADNDIEALKPKIADSLQKVAKETGLQSYEVPRDFIIETTPFTLENGLLTGIRKLAWPKLKQHYGERLEQMYADLAAGQANELAELRRSGAQAPVLQTVSRAAAAMLGAATGDLSGDAHFTDLGGDSLSALTFGNLLREIFDVDVPVGVIVSPANDLAAIAAYIEAERQGSKRPTFAAVHGRGATTVRAGDLTLDKFLDEALLAGAPSLPKPSTEVRTVLLTGATGFLGRYLALDWLERMDMVDGKVIALVRARSDEEARARLDKTFDSGDPTLLAHYQELAADHLEVIAGDKGEANLGLDQQTWQRLADTVDIIVDPAALVNHVLPYSELFGPNALGTAELIRIALTSKQKPYTYVSTIGVGDQIQPGKFVENADIRQISATREINDNYANGYGNSKWAGEVLLREAHDLCGLPVSVFRCDMILADTTYAGQLNLPDMFTRLMLSVVATGIAPRSFYELDAEGNRQRAHYDGLPVEFIAAAISTLGTQITDSDTGFQTYHVMNPYDDGIGLDEYIDWLVEAGYSIERIPDYSEWLRRFETSLRALPDRQRQYSLLPLLHNYQKPEKPINGSMAPTDVFRAAVQEAKIGPDKDIPHVSAPVIVKYITNLQLLGLL from the coding sequence ATGTCGACTGCCATTCACGACGAAGAACTCGACCGCCGCATCGAGCACCTGGTTGCCACCGACCCCCAGTTCGCCGCCACCCGACCGGACCCGGCGATCACCGCCGCCACCGAACAGCCCGGTCTGCGGCTGCCGCAGATCATCCGGACCGTGCTGGACGGCTACGCCGACCGGCCGGCGCTGGGCCAGCGGGTGGTGGAGTTCGTCAAGGACGCCAAGACCGGACGGACGTCTGCCGAGCTGCTCCCCCGCTTCGAGACCGTCACGTATGGCGAACTCGGCCAACGGGTTTCGGCCCTCGGCCGGGCCTGGGCCAGTGACTCGGTGAGCCCCGGCGACCGCGTCTGCGTGCTGGGCTTCAACAGCGTCGACTACGCCACCATCGACATCGCGCTGGGCACCATCGGTGCCGTGTCGGTGCCGCTGCAGACCAGCGCGGCGCTCTCGTCGCTGCAGCCGATCGTGGCCGAGACCGAACCCAGCCTGATCGCCTCGAGCGTCAACCAGCTGCCCGACGCCGTGGAGCTGATCCTGGCCGGCGACCACGTGCCCGGCAGGCTGGTCGTGTTCGACTACCAGCCCGAGGTCGACGACCAGCGCGAGGCCGTGGAAAGCGCCGTGGCCCGGCTGGCCGGCATCGGCGTGGTCGTCGAGCAGCTCGCCGACGTGTTGCGGCGCGGCAAGGACCTGCCCCCGGTGCCCGAGCAGCAGACCGACGAGGACTCCCTCGCGCTGCTGATCTACACCTCCGGCAGCACCGGCGCGCCCAAGGGCGCGATGTACCCGCAGAGCAACGTCGGCAAGATGTGGCGGCGCGGCAGCAAGAACTGGTTCGGCGAGAGCGCCGCGTCGATCACCCTCAACTTCATGCCGATGAGCCACGTCATGGGCCGCGGCATCCTCTACGGCACGTTGGGCAATGGCGGCACCGCCTACTTCGCGGCCCGCAGTGACCTGTCCACCCTGCTCGAGGACCTCGAGTTGGTGCGGCCCACCGAGATGAACTTCGTCCCGCGGATCTGGGAGACGCTGTACGGCGAATTCCAGCGCCAGGTCGAGCGCCGCCTGACCGACGGGGCCGACCGCGAGGCGGTCGAGGCCGAGGTGCTGGAAGAACAGCGTCAGTACCTGCTGGGCGGGCGGTTCATCTTCGCCATGACGGGCTCCGCGCCCACCTCACCGGAGTTGAAGAAGTGGGCCGAGTCGCTGCTGCAGATGCACCTGATGGACGGCTACGGCTCGACCGAGGCCGGAATGGTGTTGTTCGACGGGGAGATTCAGCGTCCGCCGGTGATCGACTACAAGCTGGTCGACGTTCCGGACCTGGGTTACTTCAGCACCGACCGCCCGTACCCGCGCGGTGAGCTGTTGCTGCGGACCGAGAACATGTTCCCCGGCTACTACAAGCGCGCCGAGACCACCGCCGGCGTTTTCGACGACGACGGCTACTACCGCACCGGTGACGTGTTCGCCGAGATCGCTCCGGACCGGCTGGTGTATGTCGACCGCCGCAACAACGTGCTCAAGCTGGCCCAGGGTGAGTTCGTGACGCTGGCCAAGCTCGAAGCGGTGTTCGGCAACAGCCCGCTGATCCGCCAGATCTACGTCTACGGCAACAGCGCCCAGCCCTACCTGCTGGCCGTCGTGGTGCCGACCGAAGAGGCCTTGGCGGACAACGACATCGAGGCCCTCAAGCCGAAGATCGCCGACTCGCTGCAGAAGGTCGCCAAAGAGACGGGGCTGCAGTCCTACGAGGTGCCGCGCGATTTCATCATCGAGACCACCCCGTTCACGTTGGAAAACGGCCTGCTGACCGGGATCCGCAAGCTGGCGTGGCCGAAGCTGAAGCAGCATTACGGCGAGCGTCTCGAGCAGATGTACGCCGACCTGGCCGCGGGTCAGGCCAACGAGCTGGCCGAACTGCGCCGCAGCGGCGCGCAGGCACCGGTGCTGCAGACCGTGAGCCGCGCTGCGGCCGCGATGCTGGGGGCCGCGACCGGCGATCTGTCCGGCGATGCCCACTTCACCGATCTGGGTGGAGACTCGTTGTCGGCGTTGACATTCGGCAACCTGCTGCGCGAGATCTTCGACGTCGACGTCCCGGTGGGTGTCATCGTCAGCCCGGCCAACGACCTGGCGGCCATCGCCGCCTACATCGAGGCCGAGCGGCAGGGCTCCAAGCGGCCGACGTTCGCCGCGGTGCATGGACGCGGCGCCACCACCGTGCGCGCCGGTGACCTCACGCTGGACAAGTTCCTCGACGAGGCCCTTTTGGCCGGCGCGCCGAGCCTGCCGAAGCCGTCGACCGAGGTGCGCACCGTGCTGTTGACCGGCGCGACCGGATTTTTGGGCCGCTACCTGGCGCTGGACTGGCTCGAGCGGATGGACATGGTCGACGGCAAGGTCATCGCCCTGGTGCGGGCCCGCTCCGACGAGGAGGCGCGCGCCCGGCTGGACAAGACGTTCGACAGCGGCGACCCGACACTGCTGGCGCACTACCAGGAGTTGGCCGCTGATCACCTCGAGGTCATCGCGGGCGACAAGGGCGAGGCCAACCTGGGCCTCGACCAGCAGACCTGGCAGCGCCTGGCCGACACGGTCGACATCATCGTCGACCCGGCGGCGCTGGTGAACCACGTGCTGCCCTACAGCGAGCTGTTCGGGCCCAACGCCCTGGGCACCGCTGAGCTGATCCGCATCGCGTTGACGTCCAAGCAAAAGCCGTACACGTACGTGTCGACGATCGGCGTGGGCGACCAGATCCAGCCCGGCAAGTTCGTCGAGAACGCCGACATCCGGCAGATCAGCGCCACCCGCGAGATCAACGACAACTACGCCAACGGCTACGGCAACAGCAAGTGGGCCGGCGAGGTGTTGCTGCGTGAGGCACACGACCTGTGCGGCCTGCCGGTCTCGGTGTTCCGCTGCGACATGATCCTGGCCGACACCACCTACGCCGGACAGCTCAACCTGCCCGACATGTTCACCCGGCTGATGCTGAGCGTGGTGGCCACCGGTATCGCGCCGCGTTCGTTCTACGAGCTCGACGCCGAGGGCAACCGGCAGCGGGCGCACTACGACGGGCTGCCGGTCGAGTTCATCGCCGCGGCGATCTCGACACTGGGAACCCAGATCACCGACAGCGACACCGGTTTCCAGACCTACCACGTGATGAACCCCTACGACGACGGCATCGGACTCGACGAGTACATCGATTGGCTGGTCGAGGCCGGGTACTCGATCGAGCGCATCCCGGATTACTCCGAGTGGCTGCGGCGGTTCGAGACCTCGCTGCGGGCCCTGCCGGATCGGCAACGTCAGTACTCACTGCTGCCGCTGCTGCACAACTACCAGAAGCCGGAAAAGCCGATCAACGGCTCGATGGCACCCACCGATGTGTTCCGCGCGGCGGTGCAGGAAGCGAAGATCGGCCCCGACAAAGACATTCCGCACGTGTCGGCGCCGGTGATCGTCAAGTACATCACCAACCTGCAGTTGCTCGGACTGCTGTAA
- a CDS encoding DUF4247 domain-containing protein, with protein sequence MSRNRLFVIAGVLGVAGVTCLIFGILLLQKNIASYVAGHYHEYARDVNGTRYQCSGSPDQVADTLADYAEPDARADNGKTEYLRYSNNIVIVGPDGGYPCSIRVEPLSAGYSHGAFIFLGPGFSPGSPSGGAGGTPGGPGGTK encoded by the coding sequence GTGAGCCGCAACCGCCTGTTCGTGATCGCCGGTGTGCTGGGGGTGGCCGGCGTGACGTGTCTGATATTCGGAATCCTGTTGCTGCAGAAGAATATTGCCTCGTATGTCGCCGGCCACTATCACGAGTACGCCCGCGACGTGAACGGGACTCGCTACCAGTGCAGCGGGTCGCCAGATCAGGTGGCCGACACGCTGGCCGACTACGCCGAACCCGACGCGCGGGCCGACAACGGCAAGACCGAGTACCTGCGCTACAGCAACAACATCGTGATCGTCGGCCCCGACGGCGGCTACCCGTGCAGCATCCGCGTCGAACCGCTGAGCGCCGGATACAGCCACGGCGCCTTCATCTTTCTCGGCCCCGGGTTTTCCCCGGGATCCCCGTCGGGCGGCGCCGGGGGCACCCCCGGCGGCCCCGGCGGAACCAAGTGA
- a CDS encoding DUF1304 domain-containing protein, with the protein MIATALVFAALAALLHVYIFVIESLTWTSERTRATFGTTPAEAETTKLLAFNQGFYNLFLAIVTGVGIVAVALGHTGIGAALIFAGVGSMAAAAVVLIASDREKARAAATQGTFPVIAIVLLLLGLQQ; encoded by the coding sequence ATGATCGCCACCGCGTTGGTGTTCGCCGCACTGGCGGCGTTGCTACACGTCTACATCTTTGTGATCGAATCGTTGACCTGGACCTCCGAGCGCACCCGCGCCACCTTCGGCACCACCCCGGCCGAGGCGGAAACCACCAAGCTGCTCGCCTTCAACCAGGGCTTCTACAATTTGTTTCTCGCGATCGTCACCGGCGTGGGCATCGTCGCGGTTGCCTTGGGGCACACAGGGATTGGAGCGGCGCTGATCTTCGCGGGTGTCGGGTCGATGGCCGCGGCCGCGGTGGTGCTGATCGCGTCCGACCGCGAGAAGGCCCGCGCCGCCGCGACGCAGGGCACCTTCCCGGTGATCGCCATCGTTCTCCTGCTGCTCGGCCTTCAGCAGTAA
- the ruvA gene encoding Holliday junction branch migration protein RuvA: MIASVRGEVLEVALDHAVIEAAGVGYRVNATPSTLSTLRTGSEARLITAMIVREDSMTLYGFTDTDTRDLFLTLLSVSGVGPRLAMATLAVHDAGALRQALHDSDVTALTRVPGIGKRSAERMVLELRDKVGVGVATGGASPGAAHNGHAVRGPVVEALVGLGFAVKQAEEATDKVLATEHDASTAAALRAALSLLGKK, encoded by the coding sequence ATGATCGCCTCGGTGCGCGGGGAGGTCCTCGAAGTGGCGCTCGATCACGCGGTGATCGAGGCCGCCGGCGTCGGCTACCGGGTGAACGCCACGCCGTCGACGCTGTCCACGCTGCGGACCGGGAGCGAGGCGCGGCTGATCACCGCGATGATCGTCCGCGAGGACTCGATGACGTTGTACGGCTTCACCGACACCGATACCCGCGATCTGTTCCTGACGCTGCTGTCGGTGTCGGGGGTCGGGCCGCGGCTCGCGATGGCCACCCTGGCCGTGCACGACGCCGGCGCGCTGCGCCAGGCGCTGCACGACAGCGACGTCACCGCGCTCACCCGGGTGCCCGGGATCGGCAAGCGCAGCGCCGAACGGATGGTCTTGGAATTGCGCGACAAGGTCGGCGTCGGGGTCGCGACCGGGGGAGCGTCGCCGGGTGCGGCCCACAACGGCCACGCGGTGCGCGGGCCCGTGGTGGAGGCCCTGGTCGGGCTCGGTTTCGCCGTCAAGCAGGCCGAGGAGGCTACCGATAAGGTGCTGGCCACCGAACACGACGCCAGCACGGCGGCCGCCCTGCGCGCCGCCCTGTCCCTATTAGGTAAGAAATGA
- a CDS encoding DUF350 domain-containing protein encodes MYLAVEVGTVDLNPVLKGAVATILYFVVGMAVLLVGFYAVDVLTPGKLRQLVFIDRRPNAVVVAGAMYIALTAVIITAIANSYSQLGQGLVGVAVYGLMGVLLLGVALLAMHLLIPGSFHEHIDEPELHPGSFAVALILLAVGGVTAAAVS; translated from the coding sequence ATGTATCTCGCCGTCGAGGTCGGCACCGTCGACCTCAATCCCGTGCTGAAAGGCGCAGTCGCGACGATCCTGTACTTCGTCGTCGGCATGGCCGTGCTCCTGGTCGGGTTCTACGCGGTCGACGTCCTGACCCCGGGAAAGCTGCGCCAGCTGGTGTTCATCGACCGCCGGCCCAACGCCGTGGTGGTCGCGGGCGCGATGTACATCGCCCTGACGGCCGTCATCATCACCGCCATCGCCAACAGCTACAGCCAACTGGGCCAGGGACTCGTCGGGGTTGCGGTGTACGGGCTGATGGGCGTGCTCCTGCTGGGCGTCGCGCTGCTGGCGATGCACCTGCTGATCCCGGGCAGTTTTCACGAGCACATCGACGAGCCGGAGCTGCATCCGGGATCGTTCGCGGTGGCGCTGATACTGCTCGCCGTCGGAGGGGTGACCGCCGCGGCGGTGTCATGA
- the ruvC gene encoding crossover junction endodeoxyribonuclease RuvC, producing MRVMGVDPGLTRCGLSVVESGRGRTVVALDVDVVRTPADAPLAQRLLKISDAVEHWLATHRPDVVAIERVFSQLNVSTVMGTAQAGGVVALAAAKRGVDVHFHTPSEVKAAVTGNGGADKAQVTAMVTRILALQAKPSPADAADALALAICHCWRAPMIARMAAAEALAAQQRQKYKAKLDAKRKAAR from the coding sequence ATGCGGGTGATGGGCGTCGATCCCGGCCTGACCCGATGCGGTCTGTCGGTCGTCGAAAGCGGGCGTGGGCGCACGGTCGTCGCGCTGGACGTCGACGTGGTGCGCACGCCCGCGGACGCCCCGCTGGCCCAGCGGCTGCTCAAGATCAGCGACGCCGTCGAGCACTGGCTGGCCACCCACCGGCCCGATGTGGTGGCGATCGAGCGGGTGTTCTCCCAACTCAACGTGTCGACGGTGATGGGCACCGCCCAGGCCGGCGGCGTCGTCGCCCTGGCGGCGGCCAAGCGCGGCGTCGACGTGCACTTCCACACCCCCAGCGAGGTCAAGGCCGCGGTCACCGGCAACGGTGGGGCCGATAAGGCTCAGGTCACCGCGATGGTCACCAGAATCCTTGCGCTACAAGCGAAACCGTCACCGGCCGACGCCGCCGACGCGCTGGCGTTGGCCATCTGTCACTGCTGGCGCGCGCCGATGATCGCCCGGATGGCCGCTGCCGAGGCGCTGGCCGCCCAGCAGCGACAGAAGTACAAGGCAAAGTTGGACGCCAAGCGCAAGGCCGCGCGATGA